AAAGTTAGAGCAGATCACTGGACTCAAAGACGTTTGATTCCTAAAGCAGATCTGTGAAACAGGCGCAGTCATCCCTCTTTCAACTGAGAGAATCTGTGTCCGAGTTGAGGTTAGAGAGAACCAAGATGTGAGTGCAGTCTTCTGGTTGTAGGTCAAGCGCCCTCTTTGCTGCCTTTCTGCGGGGAAGTGATGTGTTCTGGTGAGACCTGGTGGCCGCCCTGAGCCGGGAGGGGTGAACCTGGGGGCCAGATTGCAGGGGTGAATGGGCGGGGCGGGATGGAGCTCTTGATGGGTGGTGGAGGGCTGGCGCAGAGAGGAGGTTGGTGATGGGGAGATGAGGAGCCTGCAGGGAGGGAAAACGGCCTCTGAGCTGAGTAAAGGAGAGTGTGTCCACATGGCGTCACTGCCTGCAGCACATTGCACGTGGAAACCCCGGGTCCTGGTTTCCGGGTGAGAAAGAGGCAGTAATTTGaggaatcctggctctgctgttTACTGCTGGTTAAAACAAACCCCTTCTGAATTTACTTAACAAATGATTTAATGACGTGTCCAGCCTCAACCCTCACCCCCACTTTCTGCTGAAGTCACCTGACTCTGACTGTCTCCTTGGTGCCCACAGACATTTACATCCTAGCAGACAGGTTTTTTTCAGAACCCTGGTGATGTGTGACCTGGTGCTACCTGCCCAGCCTGTCTGTGGGTCCCCGGGGTGgcagcccctcctccccccaaGCTGCTCGAGTGACGCTGCCAGCAGCTCTGGCTGCTTCTGGCAGCCCTCAGGGGTCTTATAGAGACATGGGAACTATCATGGGGGTTTGGGGGGAACAAATCCAGAAGAATTTGGTTCAGAGGCTGGTGTAGGTATTCAGATCACATATCTGAGACTAGATTTGGTACAGGGCATCGTGATGGGTTGGTACTTCATCACACACACCCCCGTGAAGGTGTCTCAACCTGTGCTGTGCAGAGGGTGTCAAAACAAGTTTTAACATATTGTGTGACCCTCGACACCTCGGTCCCTCACTTTGGAGAAAATGCTGCAATTCCCTAAAGTGTTTTGTCCCCTCCCAGTGAAAGGAAGACTGGGACTGGGTTCTTTCTTCTCATCTCCAGTCCCTGAGGAAAGAACATGTTTTACATTAATTACCAGTAATAGAACTTGCTTCATTCAGGACTTGACCAGTGAACGTTTGGGTTCCTACTTAGCAGGCAGATCAAAGTGAATCCTGAAAGGGAATCCAAGGGTTCTCCTCTCAGAATTCAGTCAGTGTCTCCAGGTAGCTCGTTCTTAATCCCTGAGCTGCTGGCTCACCCTGGGAGGCTGGTTGCCTGTCATGTAAGTATAGCATTCCTTCCACAGAGCATCCGTGCTTCACACAAGTGGCCTCTGCCGGGTTGGTGTGCAGTAGTGGAGGgtgcaggacagaggagctggcctcTCAGTGTTGCTGAGGACTGCCTTAGGGGCTTAGTGACTTTGTGGCCTTAGGCTAGTCCTGTTCCATGAAGTGCCCCATGTTCTTGCAGTGCAGGCAGTTGTGAGAACCTCACGAGACTGAGTGCATTTCGAGGTCTGGGAAATCCTGTACGAGTGAGTGGCACTGGGGGTCCACACGGCTTTTCACGTCTGTCCTAACCCACTCTTAGAGAGCCTGATTAACTCTACATTTTCTTCCCTGGAGAGTTCATAGCTGGATTCTCACTGCCTGGGATGTGCTTTTCTACAGGGCACTGCCCCCGCCTTCATGTCCTGGGGACACCAGTCACCCTGCATGGAACTGCTTATAGCTCTCCCTTTAGCTGAACTCGATGCTGGACACATATTTTATAATCCTTAACAACCATTGCTATGCTGGTGCAAAGTaaatctttaataaatatttgttgaaggaagtttaaaaaagaaaaaaagatccagAATTAAGACTTGCATATCCAGTGTTGGTTACCTATTCAAGATTCACATTCTTTGAAGGATTTGCAGGATTCTTATTCTTTGCTTTCAGCTATATTTAAATTCAAGGCCTCCCTTGACCTGacttttctctctgcctcatgGAGGTCTCTCAGCACCCTGTCATTAGGTACTTCTGAGAAGTAAGAACATCTGAGTTCAGCCCTCAGCTGGACCAGACTGGCTTCCTGGTTAAATACAAAGTCACTTTGGCTCAACCTCGTTGTTTATCAATAGTGAGTGGTAATACAATCTTCTGGAGTATTAGGATTAGTTAGGAGATGCTTAACAAGTAATACTTAAAATACCAAAGCTTGTgtattattttacttaaattaGAATTGTCTCTCTAAAGGTTCTGTCATTGACTTGATTTCTGATAGGAAAGTACCTGCCTCATTTGAGAGAAACAGGGCTAAATTATCAAAACAGTAAATTCTTCTGGGTTTGTATCCTGAATTCATCCAGGAGGTCACTTTCTGTTCTAAAACTTTCACTCTGATTTCTCCTTATTCTGAGACGCACATAAAGGttgacttcatttttctccacAGAATAGCACACCCAACGGACCTTAGTTGGTTAAGCGAGAAGGTGGGACCCTGGGAGCAGATCACAGTAAGGGCAGCAGCGGAGGCAGGGAGCTGGCCCGCTGACCGCGCGCCTACAGGACACGCCACCCTCCGCTGCTGACCGGGAGCCGCCCCTACTCCTCATCTGAGCCACTCAGGAGGGCCTTCCGGTATGTGTGATCCGACCTCAGCTTCTGAATCCCAATGACTTCTCTGTCTTCCAGCCTCTTCACCCGCGTCAGGAAGCTGTAACGGGGACAGCAAGGGCAGATGGGTGAGCCCCCAGGTTGACATATTCCCTCACCCAGGGGTGCAGAGGCATTCCCCGGCTCTCAGGgcattctctctgtctctttcaaaTACTACCTTTCTGGCTGCTTAGACAGGACTCTGTGGTAGATGAAGGGCCTCACAGTCAGTAGTATTTACAGGTTAGTGTTGTAGCTGAGACTGGACCTcggtctccccccacccccaggtaatCATTTCACAGACCGGGCAGTAGAACTGAAAGGAACCATGGCCTGTTTGCCTGCTGTTTAATGTGTGTGGAACTCTCTGGGTGAAGCATCTCTGCATTGGGTAGGGAAATCAGGAACCAGGAGAGAACGTGGCATCTCTGACAACACAGAACTAGTAGGACCAGGTGCATGGTGGTTAGACTTGGGCTCTGCTGTTTACTCCTGGGGTGACCTTGACCCAGTTACCCAGTCTTGCGAAGCCTTGTTTTCCCCAGCTACAGACATCACGTGCATCCTTCACAGGGGAGTGTGAAGCGAGGTGACTTATACACTAAGCGTAACCACAGTGCTGGGGCACAGGCAGTGCCTGGCACTCAGAGCTGCTCTCGTGACCTGGAGTACCAGTGCTGTAGTGAACGCCTGCTGCTGTCACGTCTCACCTGAGGGGCGTGTGTGCCTGGACCCAGCACGTAGGTGATGGGCTCCGAGTGAACCAGGACAGAGTCCTGATGCAGAGCTGCTCCTGTCAAACCTCCGACCTGAAACCCACCAGAACTGCCTTCAAAACCCGGGTCTGTCCGATCTCTGTGACCCGAGAGGTCCTTTGCCTTCTCAGATTTCATCACCCTCGTGTGCAGGCACACAGAAGTAGGCATATGGCTGGCCCTCATCACGTGGTGGATGTTTGCACTGCTTACTTGGGAGAGGTGGTCACTGGAGATAAGAACAGTGTGGGGTGCTACATTTCCAGGACAGGGCTGGTGAGGAAGACACACTTGACAAGAGTCACCTCCTCTTGGACCTACCAGTAAACTAGCGAGTAGCTGGCGGCCACGATGCAGAGCGCAGCCAGGTAGTGCCAGCAGAAGCACATGGTGATGAACATGATGTTGTCATCATTGTTCTGGTCCCATTCAGGGCCTCCAAAAGGTGGGAACAGCACGAACCCAATCTGGCAGATTAAAACAGAGGAGCCAGCTTTGCCGTTAGGTTAGTTGGACCCGCGAAGCCCACAAGCCCGCCAGGGTATTCGCAGTTACCCAGACAGCTCACAGCCCACCCCTCTGCTGGTGTTGAGCGGCCTCTGCAGGCAATCGCTCTCAGTTAGGTCTGGGTTCTTGCTTAAAGTTTCAGGGCCCACGTTGCAGATGAGCAGTCTCTCAAAGAGAGCCTGATAACGGTATTAGTAGCTCTGCTGGGAAGGTCGGTCAGGGACAGCCTTGGCCTGCTCTCTTGTTTATGCGTCAGCAGGATGTGGATGGCTAAGGTCACACAGGTCATGGGCAGTGGGCAGAGAAGCGGGCCCTAAGGCCCTACGCGTGATGCATCAGTGCTGCCTCTCCTGGCCTGCTCAGCACACCTGCTTCATCCTGGCTCACAGCAGGTGAGGAGCGTGGGCTTACCTGCCAGAACCAGGTGccctgaaggaggaggaggctggtGCGGAAGAGTTCCAGCACGACGTTGTCCCGAAGGACTACCTCCACGGCGAGGCTGAGGGCGCCTCCGAATACAGCACACAGCAGCAGGGAGTGGATGTGCTGGTCCAGCGGCGGCCGGTTGTGCACGTGGTAGTAGAAGAGAAAGCCTGAGCGGAGCAGAGGACCATCAGGCCCGAGGGTCCTCTCCCGACCTCAGCCTTGCTGGGAAGTGTCTGTGTGAAAGCTGGAGCTTCCAGCACTCAGGAAGTCAGTTCACGTCACGCTCGGGGGCAACCCTCTGAtgcaggatgtgtgtgtgtgtgcgtgtgtaagtGTGTAAGCAGCACAGGATGAATCGTAACACCTCTTCACCGAGATGGTAGGATACAATACAGGATGGTGAGATGTTGCTGAGGTGTGACAAATTGTCTGTGTATACCTGAAATTCAGTCTTACCCTCCTTCCGCCTTTATTCAGTTCTTCCTGCAGTACAGAAGCAGATGAAGGGGTTGGATCACGACATGCTTGCATTTTCCCAGTTAACATGAGTTACCCTGGGAGCTGTGTGCTGGCTGCTGGTGGGCCTTCTGATGGAGCCAGACAGTGACTGCGCTGCATCAGGGTGAGGTGCAGAGCCCTTCTCCCCTAACCAGAGGGTCACCCCCTTGCCTCATGTTGTGTGGAGGGGCCGCGCAGGCGGGCAGGAGTCGTCTGTGCCTAGCGTGCtaataagttgcttcagtcctgtccaatgctgcaaccctatggactgtagcctgccaggctcctccatccatgggattctccaggcaagaatactggagtggattgccattcccttctccaggggctcgtcctgacccagggatcgaacctgtgtcccttgcatctcctgcattagctggcgggttctttaccactgacaccacctGACTTCGGCTAAAAATCCGTACTGTCCTGCACTGCTTTATGGAGTCTCTCATTTGTACCATCCAGGGCACAGGATCAGGTCCTGTGTAGGGTTTTCAAGTTCAGAGAGTGGGATTTTCTGGGGAAGGTAACTAAAGTCTCAATATTTCTGATCTTTTGTGGTCCAGTCCCTCTAAATCTCCATCCATACCACTTCGTTACCTTCATTGAAGGCGGCCAAAGCCATAACCAGTCTGTCCAGCCCCAGGGGGACGTGGGTGATGAGGTAGGTCAGCATGTCCACGATGCCCGAGACTGCGAAGAACAGGTACATGGTGCTGTGCTGCCAGTTCATGAGTTTTACCCAGTGGTCCTCGTGGTACAGGTGGAGGTGGGGCCCATCAGGAACAAACTGCTCTGCCAGGATCCCTGCAGGGAAACGAGAATGGAGGTCAGGGAGGGGAGAACCGCTCCAGGACCAACAGATGGCCAAGTGACCCTCAGGGACAAGTGGGGGTGGCCACGGCCCTGTGGACCCACATTGCTGCCTGATGCCATTATTTCCATGTAAGCTATTTGCCAAGAAGTCTGCAGACACGTGCCTGTGTTGTTCCTTAGGGGGACAAAGAGCAATAGGAATGCAGCCACAcaaccacagtccatggggtcgcaaaagagtcagacacaacttagtgactaaacaaccaacaCCAAAGGTGCTATCAACTGTCAGCCTACCGAAGCTTGGTACACAGTGGACGCTATGGTAGGATATTTAGCCCCCACATGAAAATTCTCCGTTACCCCTACCGATGGAGAAACTTGTTTCACAGGGGCCAGGAGATGGCTTACGGGTTCTGGGTTTGATGAGAATTCCCTGAGTCAGATGACCCCCAACCTTACCGATGACTGAAAACAAAGTTCTGATTGCAGCTTCGATGATCTCGAGACGCTGGTAGTGATGGGTTAGTTGGCTGCTCTTCTCCTTTTGATAAAAGTACTTCAGTGGGTGTTTCACCGACCACCACAGTCCAACTATCAAGAAGAAGCTCCCAGGGAGCGCGTGGCCCTTGAAGTTCGCCATCAAGTCCCAGGACACCTAAAGAGTAAGGTGACAGCTGTTAGGTGGCTGGATGAAGACATAAGTAGTTGTTTCTGTAGGAAACATGATCCATGACTCAGGCTTCCAAGTTGTAAGCTGTAGTAAGAAAGAGCCCCTCCTTCTCATGGAACAAACCTGTGTTATATCACTGAAGTCTTATCTGTTCAGTAAGTTAACAAGCCCAGGAGAATATACTAGctctgaggctttttttttttttaaagtgaaattgttGGTTgcccagttatgtctgactctttgtgatcccaaggactacaggctgccaagctcctctgtccatgggatttcccaggcaaaaatactggagtgggtagccgttccttctccaggggatcttcctaaaccagggatcaaacctgggtctcctgcaatgcaggcaaattctttaccatctgagtcaccagggaagtccaaggctttaaaaaaatgggtaaaataaaAGGGTTggggggacttcgctggtggtccagtggcaaagactccgagctcccagtgcaagggcccaggttccatctctggtcagggaactagatcccacatgctgcaactaagagtttgcatgtcgCATCTAGAAAATCAGTGCTGCAGCTAAGATCAGGAgcagctaaatttttttttttaatagaacggAGGGAACAGAGGATGGGTAAATATTTCCTGATCTTAGAATAGAAAAACCTTCCTAAACATAAGGGTAAAGAGGGACTTCAAAAAGAGAAAGTCACCTGCATAAGCATCTTACATATGAAACAATcagaaggcaaaccattcaggaAGACGTCTGCAGGAGCTGTGATAAATGGCTATTCTGCTACGGAGCTGTTACACATTAGTAAGGAAAAGACCACATAAGAATGGGCAAAAGATGTGAATGGGAATGCTAATTGATAATTAATACTGTAAAGATGTTCTGTTGAAAATAACTGTTTTTTCACctaatttgaaaaattaaggttttttttATACCCCTCTAAGTATAAGGTCATTCAGATTTGCTAAAATGACAAAGCCTGTCATTCAGCCAGAGATATGCAGAGAGCTTTATCTCAACTATTCTGTGACTCATTTCTAGGGTTTTCCCTGTTAAATTCCAAGTTGGCCTGCTGCTCACGCAGCTGGGGCTGTGACTTCAGGCTAGCAAAGCTGTGCATTTATTTCCCCTGCTTACTGCCCAGCATTCGTTCCCATGTTTATGCCATGAAGCCAAACTTTTCTTAGCCTGCCCCCATCACTGTCATGAGCTGAGTCTGTACAGGCAGCCGAGTGACTTGTTTTCATGGCCAGCACCACCTTATGTAAAAGTCACAGACtgagggggacttcccttgtaAACCAGTGGTTAATATTTacttggggtttgatccctggtcggagagctaggatcccacatgctatgtggccaaaaaactaaaacagaaacagtattgtaacaaattcaataaaagcttaaaaaaaaatggtcaacCATTAAACAAAAATCTTAGTAAGTCATGTGGACTGAGTCGGGGTGGGGGGGACCCCATTAGGGTGCAGCCAGAAGGCCACAGTCTCCCACCGTTCTTACCTGAAGGTCTAAATCATTTCTTAATAAATGCTGCTGGTGAGAGTCTAGCTGAGCTCCTCCGTAACATCGCTGCCTTGGCACCTTTTGTGTGGCAGGTGGCTTGCAGGGGCTTTGAACTGACACTAACCTCTTGTGAGCATGCCCTTGAAACAGCTGCTGAGTCACAGTGATAAACAATGTGATGTCCCAGGGCCTTCCCCACAGTGTACCCCTCGGATGAGAAGCCTGCAAAGCATACCCAAACCCTGCTCTTTTTGGTCTGAATTGACCAGTTTGGCTTCCCTGGGAACCCTGAAACAGTCCATCTGTGGACCCTAGTAAGGGCGTGTGTCCGCAGTCCTGCCCCTTCTGCCTGCACACTGCCTTGTCCTCCTCCCACCTTGCCCCCCATAATGGGCTCATCCAGGTCCCATGGGTAACCAGTTTTTCTATTTCACTTCTCTTGTAGGCTTTTGTCAACAGGCTCACCATGCGGCATTCCAGGACCCTATTTAAGAAGTACCTTAACAGTCACCACAGCTTCTCCATTTATTGTCTACCTTGGCCAA
Above is a genomic segment from Dama dama isolate Ldn47 chromosome 2, ASM3311817v1, whole genome shotgun sequence containing:
- the TMEM45B gene encoding transmembrane protein 45B isoform X1; its protein translation is MANFKGHALPGSFFLIVGLWWSVKHPLKYFYQKEKSSQLTHHYQRLEIIEAAIRTLFSVIGILAEQFVPDGPHLHLYHEDHWVKLMNWQHSTMYLFFAVSGIVDMLTYLITHVPLGLDRLVMALAAFNEGFLFYYHVHNRPPLDQHIHSLLLCAVFGGALSLAVEVVLRDNVVLELFRTSLLLLQGTWFWQIGFVLFPPFGGPEWDQNNDDNIMFITMCFCWHYLAALCIVAASYSLVYCFLTRVKRLEDREVIGIQKLRSDHTYRKALLSGSDEE
- the TMEM45B gene encoding transmembrane protein 45B isoform X2 produces the protein MANFKGHALPGSFFLIVGLWWSVKHPLKYFYQKEKSSQLTHHYQRLEIIEAAIRTLFSVIGILAEQFVPDGPHLHLYHEDHWVKLMNWQHSTMYLFFAVSGIVDMLTYLITHVPLGLDRLVMALAAFNEGFLFYYHVHNRPPLDQHIHSLLLCAVFGGALSLAVEVVLRDNVVLELFRTSLLLLQGTWFWQLPDAGEEAGRQRSHWDSEAEVGSHIPEGPPEWLR